DNA sequence from the Aminivibrio sp. genome:
GCGGATTTAGGCGGAGCGTCGGGGCTTGTCACCAGCCGGTGAAAATGGGATAATCCTTTGGTGATTGAATCCGATTGTGGAGGATTGTCGAGAGATGAAAGGATTGGGAGCGGCCATTTCGGCCATTTCGTACTACCTTCCGCCGAAAGTGGTGGACAACAAACTCCTTGTGGAGGAGTTCGGCACGTGGACCGAAGATAAAATATACCAGAAAACGGGGATCAGGGAACGCCACGTGGTCGACGGAGAGCTGGTGTCGGATCTGGCAGTCAGGGCGGCGGAAAAACTCTTCGAAGAACACGGCATCGACCGGGAGACCATCGACTTCCTGCTGCTGTGCACAGAGAGCCCCGACTACTACCTTCCCGCCACCGCCTGCGTGGTACAGGATCGCCTCGGCCTGAAAAAGACCATTGGAGCCCTGGACTACAACCTGGGGTGCTCGGGCTTCATCTACGGCCTCGCTCTCTCGAAGGGGCTCATCGCCGCGGGCATAGCCTCGAGGATCCTGCTCGTCACCGCCGACACCCTAAGCCGGACCATCAACCCGAAGGACAAGAGCACCCGCACCATCTTCGGCGACGCCGCCGCAGCCATCCTGGTGGAGGGCTCCGACACGGCCCGCATCGGCGACTTCGTCCTCGGCACCGACGGCTCGGGAATGGACAAGCTCATCATCCCCGCCGGGGCCTGGGCCGCCCCCCGCTCGCCGGAGACCGCAGCCGAACGGACCAACAAATGGGGGAACACCAGGTGCGCGGAAAACCTCTACATGAACGGCCCCGAGGTGCTCAACTTCACCATGGCCACCGTGCCCGAGGCAGTCAGCCGGACCCTGGAGGCTCACTCCCTGAAGCTCGAGGACGTGGACATCTTCGTCTTCCACCAGGCCACGTTCCTCATCCTTGAGCACCTGAGGAAGGAAATCGGCATACCGAAGGAAAAGGTCTTCATGAACATGGAGAACAAGGGCAACACGGTAAGCGCCACCATTCCCATAGCCCTGCGGGACGCCGCCGACGAAGGCAGGCTCCGCCCGGGGGACAGGGCCATGGCCGTCGGGTTCGGCGTGGGGTATTCCTGGGGGGCGACTATCATCCGATGGTAAGTCAAGCACCTCTGTTTTCCTGAAAAACATGATCGACTGGGCCGGGCGGTCTACCGCGACGTCAGGCCGAATCCCACAGACTCCATGGTCATGTGGGGGCGCCGGGATCTACGAGGACGAAGGCTGCGGACGTCTCCCGGTTCTCCCATAATCCAGAAACGAGTGAACCGGCATCAAGCACAGCCGACTGCGATACTGTCCCCGAGCGGTTCGGCGGCGGAAGCCTGCATAAGACTGTTAAAGGGAGGGTTTACCCTCGACGACCGACGACGAGCGGTTTTACAACAAAAGATGAAAAAATTCCGGGGGCCCGTCAGGGCCCCCGGACGCTTTACTGTTGGGACACGTTGAACACGAGGTCGAGGCGGGTAAGCCGGAAGAGCTCTTCGACCATTCCGCGAAGGCCGGTGATGACCATCTTCCCGCCCTTCTGGAGGCATCTCTTGTGAATGGAGATCAGGACCCCGAGCCCCGAGCTGTCCACGTAGTCCAGGCCCGAAAGGTCGATGGTCAGGTTGATTATCCCTTCTTCAAGAAGCCCGATGAGCTGCTCCCTCACGGACGCGGAATCTTCGACGTACATGCTGCCGCCCAGACGTATCCGCGCCCCGGAGCCGCTTTTGCTAATATCCACTTTCATGGTGCATCCTCCTTCTCCATGGACAAACTTCGGAAAGCAAGCCGATTATACGACGGCAGGCTTATTTGACAAAACCCCGCCGTCTTTTTCAATCTTGAAGCGCTCCGTCATGCGCCGCATGTCCTCGGAAGTCTCGCTCACTTCCTGGGCGCTCGTGGCCACGGTCTCCATGGCGGCCGCCGTCTCCTCCATGGAGGCCGCGAGGGTCTGCACATGGTCGTCGGTGAGCTCCATGACGCTGGCGGTGGTGTCGATAAGGGAGATCACCTTGTCGGACTTGGCCACTTCCTCGTCGGTGGTGGAAATGATCCTCCTTATATCCTCCACGGATCTCCCGATGGCCTTGCCGATCCGCTCCAGGGCTTCTCCCGCCACGTGGGCGATAGACACTCCTTCCTCAACGCCTTCCCGGCTTTTCTGCATGGACGCCACGGCGGACCTGGTCCCCTCGAGAATCCTGGCCACGAGTTCCGCCACTTCCCTGGCTCCCTGCTGGGACTGTTCCGCCAGTTTCCGGACTTCCTCGGCCACCACGGCGAATCCTCTTCCGGCCTCCCCAGCCCGAGCCGCCTCTATGGCGGCGTTGAGGGCGAGAAGGTTGGTCTGGTCGGCGATGCCGGTGATGGTGTCGCCCACCACGCCTATCCGGGCGGAAAAAGTGTCGAGCTGCGACAGGAGACCCTCCGTCTCCTCCACGGAGGTGCGGATGTTTTCCATGTGCTCCACGGTCTGGGCGACTGTTTCCCGTCCCTCCTCGGCCGCCCCCGACATCTCGGCGGAGTTTTTGTCGGCGCTTGCCGCAAGGCTCTGGGCAATCTGAATGAGACTGCTCATCTCGAGCATGACCTTGGACGCCTCAATTGAGTTCTCCCTCCCCCTCCTGGTCTGCTCGGCCAGTTGGGCGTTGCCCTCGGCCACCTCGTTGGTGGTGCTCGTGACCTCTTCGGTGGAGGCCGCCGTCTCCTCGGAGAGGGCCGACAGGTGGACCGACTTTCCCTTCAACTCCCGGACCATCTCCCGCTGCCCCCGGACCATGTCCGCCAGGGCATCAGCCATGAGCCCCAGCTCGTCCCTGGTGACGATCTGGAAATCCTCCCGTTCGATGGACAGATCCCCTTCCTTCGCCATCCCGGCGAGGACGGTCACCCTGTTCAGGGGACGGGTCAGGCTCCGTGTCATGGCGAATGCGATGGCCGCGCCGAGCAGCACCGCTGCGGCGGTGGAAAGAAGAATGACGGAAATGGTGGAAGCGAGGCTGTCCACGGCGTGGTCGGAGATCTTCTGGGAATTGGCCGCTCCGGCCTGCACAACCTGGTCAGCCATGGCAAGAATGCCCCTCCCCGTCTCGACTCTCCGGGCGTTGAGTTCTTCGAGGCTTCTCCAGGCCGTCAGGACCCCAGCCATCACGGATCGGTAATCCGCTCCGGCTTTCTCCACGGCCTTTATCTGCTCGATATTCACCCTCTGGAACGTCATGGCCTTCAGACGCTCAAGGATCGACTCCATTTCCTCGAAATGCTGGAGCCCCTCTTCGAGGAGCACGGGATTTCTCTGGGCCTGTCCTCTGTAGTTGGCCAACCGCACAAGGTTTCCCAGATCGATGAGTGCGTTTCCGAGAACAATCTTCTGCAGCCGTCCCGAAAGCTCCGACTGGAGGGTGCTCTCCCCGAACTCCCTCTCAAGGGTCTGTTCCTGGGAGCGGACGTAGTTCTCCGCATTTTCGAAAAATGCCCTCTCGCTGTCGGTTCCCCTGTTCCTGAGGGCATTCATGGACTCCACGGCCTTCTCGGTATCGTCCATGAGCTTCACGTACTCGTCGAGCCCTGCCATGGCATCGGCGGCGCCCGCCCTGAGGGTGACCAGGGCCGGATACTTCTCCGCGAGGGCCGCCGCATCCCCCAGGGCGGCCCGGGCACTTTCCGCGGCACTGCGGCCCGCGTCGAGGAACGAACGGTCGTAGGTGTAGCTGTAGCCCCGTATTTCGTACATGAGATCCTGTACTGTGCTCTGAATCCTCTCCGCAAGCACCATTTCCGGAACATATTCGTCAGCAAGGGAACGGACTTCCCGGCTCACCTCCCCCATGTTGAACCAGCTCAGCGCCCCCACTCCGGAAAATATGAGCAGCAGGACGCCGAAGGCCAGAGCGAGCTTCGCCCCGATCTTTAAATTCCTGAACATTCTCTCACACCTCTTTTCTTGAAAATATGTACCGAAAAAACACGCCTTCAGGGCGTTCCCGCGCCCCGGGAACATGGCGCCCCTGCGGACGGGAAGAAGCCACCGTTTTATTACCCGCGCTCACTTCATCTTCATCGTGACCGGATCTCCCGTTCTCACTTCTCCGCCCCGGATCACCCGGAGAAAGTACCCCGCCGTGGGCAGAAGGCACCAGCCCCGGTAATCGTAGCTGTGGGGCTCCCCCGGTTTCTTGCCTTTCTCGATGACTTCCAGAAGCACAGAATCCCCAACCTTGAGGACCGTTCCGACGGGCAACTCTTCGGGGAGCCCTTCCACCACGAGGTTCTCGGCGAGGGATCCCGGTGGAAAGGCAAAACCAGCCTCTTCTTCCGCCTTCCGGATATCCTCGGCCCGAAGCAGGCTCACTTCACGCTCCGTTACACCCCTGTGGGAGTCGCCCTTGATTCCTCCCGGAAGGAACAGGGCCCGCTCCACCTCCGTTTTCGGTTTCCGCCGTTCAGTGCTCAGGCAGACGGCCGTCACTGCCGCCATGGATCTCACTCCCCACCAATACGTTATATGATGAAAAAAACAGTTCTATAATACGATAGACGGCAAAAAAAGGCGAGGCCACTCACCTAGCCTAAATCCGTAGTTTTTCCTGGCGGAGGGGGTGTCACCGGGCATGAGGCGGATTCGCCCAGCCGGGGGCGAAGAGATCTCGCTCCGCGCTCTTTGCGGAGGGATTCCATTGGGGGACGGCGCAGGGGCGGTAAACCGGCACGGATGCCGGTTTCACAGGCAGGCATCCGGCGAACGCTGGGAGCCGCGATGATCGCCTGGGCAGCTGTCATGGAGACAATCCGCGCCCCCCGCACCAAGCGAGCGCCGGCGACGCTCCACGTTGCCTGCGGATTTAGGCCTCAGGCGAATATCAGGATCCAACGTCGTCCAGGGGGGATTCCATTGGGGGCATTCCCCTGGACAGAATTTCGTAACCGTAAACTTTTCCCTCGGCGACGTCCAGAATGGGCTGGAACACCGGGAGAATCCCCCCTTTTTCGAGAAGTTTCCCCAAAAACAGACCATAGGATTTTTCCTGCACGATGAAAGATCTCATTTACGTTCTCCCTCCCGCTTTGTCTGCAGGAACTTTAGCACCGCAACGCAACTTCCGGGTAAACGTTCTGTGCACTTTTCATGGCCTTCCTGGCGGTCTACCTCGGGCTTTCCCAGCATGTCTCCGGCCTCGGCATCACCCTGCTCTCCACCGGGCTGGCCATGTTCATCTACCGGCTCAGCGTGGGATCCCCCGTGAACCCCCCCACGGTACAGCCTTTCACCCGTGTTCTTCAGGCCATCCGCGGCAGAAGCACCGGAAGGACTTCCTTTTCCTCTCCGCTCCCCCTTGGGGTGACGGAGAAGTCAACGCGCCGCTTCTTCCCGCCCCAGGTCAAGGTCCGCTGCGCCGGGGCCGTCTCGGCGATGACAGAGCCGTTCCGCACCGACCACAGGCACTCGCTCTGGAGCCGGATCGCATCGAACCGGTCAGAGGCGTCGAGGACCAGGAGATTCGCAGGCTTTCCCGGTTCGATGCCGTAGCGCTCCTGCACGTTCATGGTCCGGGCGGAATTGACTGTGATCATGTCGAAAAGACGTAAAATCCGGCTGTAGCCGCTCATGTGGGCCGTGTGGAGCAGGAGGTTCGCCGCAGCGAGCATGGATCCCTTTCCCATGGGGTACCAGGGGTCCATGATGGAGTCATGGCCGATACAGACGTTCAGCCCGGCTGCGTCCAGCTCGTCCACCCGGGTGTGTCCCCTGCGGCGGGGGTAACCGTCCGTCCGGTTCTGGAGCACCGAATTGTCGAAGGGAAGGGTGATGAAATTCATCTTCGCCCGCCGGAAAATGCCCATGAGCTTCAGGGCGTAGTCGTTGTTGTAATTGTGCATGGCCGTGGTATGGCTCGCTGTCGCCCGGGGCCCCATGCCGGTGGCGATGGCGCATTTGGCCATGACCTCGACAAACCGGGACTGGTCGTCCCCCGTCTCGTCGCAGTGGATGTCCACAAGCCGGCCGTACTTCTCCGCCAGCTCGAAGGCCAGCTCCACGGACCGGACGCCGTCCTCCCGGGTCAGTTCGTTGTGGGGTATGGCACCGACGCAGTCGCATCCCATCTCCACGGCACGGCGAAGATTTCTCTCGCCGTCGGGGATGGTGTAGATGCCGTCCTGGGGAAAAGCCACCACCTGGATGTCGGTGATCTCCCGCATCTCGTCCTTCAGTTCCAGCAAGGCCTCTACCGTGACCAGGGAGGGGTCGGTGGTGTCGGCGTGGGTCCTGATGAACTGCACGCCGTTGGCAGCCTCCCAGAGGACGGCTTCCCTGGCGTTCCGGAGAATCTCTTCCTTTGTGACTCCGGGGCGGCGCTCGCCCCAGATGGCGATGCCCTCGAGGAGAGTGCCCGAGGCATTGTACCGGGGCGATCCCACGGTAAGGACCGCGTCGAGGTGGAGGTGAGGGTCGGCGAAGGGAGGTACAACCAGCCTGCCGCCCGCGTCGATCTCCTTGGCCGCTCCGAAGTCCAGCCGCTTCTCCACGGCGGCGAACACCCCGCCGTTGATGCCGATGTCCGCGATTTCTCCGTCTGCAAGCCGTGCCCTGCGAATAATCAGGTCCATGGTCATTTCCCCTCTTTTCATATTTATGCCACCGGTTGCACATTTTAACATAAAGGGGGCCCGGTGTCCATGGCTGACAAAAATTTCCGGAATTCTCGTTACATCTCACCATTGACACGGGTTGAAGGCAACCGTTTAATGATGTAAATGGGCATTTCGTCGGCACATTTCTGATAAAATAAGATACAATCCTTATCCTGCACCGGAACGAACGGGGAGGTGAGCCGGAAAAGTCAGTCCGCCGGGAAAGGGTGCGTCCGAACGGCAGTTTGGGGAAGCGTCCGCGGCACTTGCGGCCGCTGCTACCGAGACCAGGGAGGTGTTATCTTTTGAGGAAAAACGTATTGGCGTTGTCGATGGTATTTGTCCTTCTCCTCGCCGGAACCGCGTCGGCGGAGGCAAAGGAATACAAGGACTTCAAGCTGGCCGCCGTATTCCAGACGGCCATCGAGGAACCCTGGGACGGGGCGATCCACCAGGCCTGCATCCTTCTGCAGAAGGAACTCGGCTTCACGTACGAATTCACAGAGAAGGTGGGAGCGGCGGACTTCGAGCGGGTTCTCAGGGAGTACGCCGAGAGAGGCTTCGACCTCATCGTGGGAGACGCTTTCCTGGCAGGGGAGGAGCCTTCCCGCAGGGTCGCGAAAGATTACCCGGAAGTCGCCTTCGCCTTCGGGTCAGAGTTCACCTTCCAGGAACCAAACTACTCCGTGTTCGACAACTGGATTCATGAACCTTCCTACCTCTGCGGCGTCATCGCAGGCCGCATGACAAAAACCAACACCCTCGGCATCGTCGCCGCCATTCCCATCGCGGAAGTCAACCGTCTCGTCCACGCCTTCAAGCTAGGTGCCCTTTCGGTCAACCCCAGCGTCAAGGTGAAGGTCGCCTACATCGGAAGCTGGTTCGATCCCCCCAAGGCCAAGGAAGCGACCCTCGCCCAGATCGAGGCGGGAGCCGATCTGATTTTCGCCGAACGGTTCGGCGTGTTCGAGGCGGCCAAGGAGAAGGGGGTCCTCGCCTTCGGCAACATGATGGACCAGCATGCCCTCGCGCCCGAGGTAGTCGTCACGGGACCGGTGTGGAACATGGAACCCACTGTCCGCCATTGCATCGACACCGTGAGAAACAAGGAATGGAAGGCCGAAGACCTGAGGGAGTGGTCCATGTTGGCCCGGGGCGGCGCATATCTCGCTCCCTTCCACGAGTTCCAGCAGAAACTTCCTCCAGAAGTGATCAGGGAAGTCCGGGAACTGGAATCGAAGATCATGAACGGCCAGTTCACCGTGCCCATCATCGAGACCGAGCTGAAGACGGACTGATTGCCGCTCCGGGGGCGGGCCCTCCTGCCCGCCCCTTTCGTCTTTATCCTTTATTCTCAGTGTATTCGCAGCTACCCGAAAGGGGTGGATACAATGCCTACTGACAGGCCTGCCATGAGCGCCGTACAGGGGGAAGTGCCGGTCTCCGGGCACACAGCCCCTCCCTGCGTCGTGGAAATGCGCTCCATTACCAAGACATTTCTCGACGTCACGGCAAACAGCGACGTGAACTTTTCGCTCAGGGAAGGGGAAATCTGCGCTCTTCTCGGAGAGAACGGCGCCGGTAAGACCACGCTCATGAACATTCTCTTCGGCTATTACGCCGCCGACAGCGGAGAAATCCGCATCGGGGGGGAAAAAGTTACCTTTTCCTCCCCCAGGGACGCCATCGCCTGCCGCATCGGCATGGTCCACCAGCACTTCACCCTGGTGCCGTCCCAGACCGTGCTTGAAAACGTGGTGGTGGGAAGCGGCGGAGGGAGATTCTTTCTCGATCTTTCCGGTGCGCGGAAAAAACTGCTCACCCTTCAGGACCGTTTCGGACTCCACGTGGACCCCGACGCCCCGGTATGGACCCTCCCCATAGGCGGGCAGCAAAAGGTGGAGATTCTGAAGGCTCTCTACAGGGACGCCCGCATCCTGATCCTCGACGAACCCACGGCGGTGCTCGCTCCCTTGGAAACCAAGGAGCTTTTCGCGACCCTTCGCACCCTCGCAGCGGAGGGCTGCTCCATAATCTTCATCTCCCACAAGCTCTATGAGGTTATGGAAATCGCCGACCGCGTGGTGGTGCTCACGAAGGGAGTACTCACCGCCGAGAGGAAGGTCTCCGAGACCAGCGAACGGGAGCTGGCCAAACTCATGGTGGGCCGGGAACTCGCGGAGAAGAAGCGTCCTGCCAGGGGAACCCCGGGAAGCCCTCTTCTGGTCGTCCGGGGCCTGACAGTGAAGAACGACAGGAACCTCGAGGCAGTAAAGGATCTCTCCCTGGAGGTCCGCTCCGGAGAGATCCTGGGCATGGCCGGGGTTTCCGGCAACGGGCAGAGAGAGCTCGCGGAAGCCCTGTTCGGCCTCCGGAAGCCCGTTTCGGGCACCATCTCCGTGGACGGCAGAATCCTTCCCCCGGGCCGCCCGAAAGCTTCGGTGGACAGCGGCATGGGGAGAATACCCGAGGACAGGATGACTACCGGCCTCCTCCTGGAGCTTTCCGTGGAGGAAAACCTCGTGCTGGAAAACCACGGGAAATTCCGCTCCATGGGTATGCTGGATCACGGCGCCATTGGGCGGCACGCCGACCGGCTCATTTCCGAATTCAACATCAGGACCGACGGCAGGACGGCCAAGGCCCTGACGCTTTCGGGAGGAAACCTCCAGAAGATCATCCTGGCCCGGGCGCTTTCGGCGTCGCCGAAAGTGGTGGTGGCTGCCCAGCCCACCAGGGGACTCGACGTGGGGGCCATCGAATACATCCACTGGCGGATCGTGGATGCCAGGGCAGGCGGCGCGGCAATTCTTCTCATCTCCGAGGATCTCGACGAAATATTCGGACTCAGCGACCGGATCGCCGTCATGTACGAAGGCCGCATCATGGGCATAGCCGACGGCGGCTCAGCGTCCAGGGAGCGGATAGGACTCTGGATGAGCGGGGTGAACGAACCATGCGTATGATCATCACGAAACGGGCCCCCCTTCCCGGGTGGGTCCAGGCGCTTGTCCCCGTGGCAGCCATCCTGGTGACCCTCATCCTTTCGGCCGTTCCCATTCTCATCGCCGGAGGGGACCTCTGGCTCTCCTACACGTCTCTCTTCAGGGGAGCCTTGGGCACCAGGTACAACTTCCTCGAGACCTGCGTGAAGGCCGCTCCTCTGACCTTTACCGGTCTGGCCGTGGCCTTCGCCTTCCGGGCGAAGTTCTGGAACATCGGCGCCGAAGGACAGCTTCTCGCCGGGGCCATCGCCGCCACCTGGGTGGGCATAAACGCCCCGGCTCTTCCGAAGGCTGCCGTGCTGGTCCTCGTCTGCGCTGCGGGCTTTCTCGCCGGGGGCCTCTGGGCCACCGTCCCCGCCCTGATGAAGACGAAATACAGGGTGGATGACGTGGTCACCACCCTTCTTCTGAACTACGTCATGTGGCACATTATGGGATACCTGCTCTTCGGCCCCCTCCAGATGCCGAACTCGAGCTGGCCGAGGTCGCCCGCCATAGCGGAACTGGCCAGGTTCCCCGTGCTCCTGGCCCGCTCCCGGTTCCACCTCGGCATCGTGCTTGCGGTCGCTGCGGTCCTCATCGTCTGGTTCATCAACTCGAAGACCGTCTTCGGCTATCAGTCCCGGGCGGTGGGCGTCAACCCCAGGGCGGCGGCCTTCGGGGGCATCGACGTCAACTCCGTGATCATCAGGACCGCCGTCCTTTCCGGAGGGCTCGCGGGAATGGCGGGCGTGGGTGAAGTGGCCGCCATTCACTTCCATCTCCTCATGGACGTCTCGCCGGGATTCGGGTACTCGGGCATCGTCATCGCCATGCTGGGGAGGCTTCATCCCCTGGGGACGGCCCTCGCGGCCTTCTTCTTCAGCGTGATTATCGTGGGAGCCCAGTCCATGAGCAGGCTCACCGGCGTCCCGACCTACATCGCCGAGGTGATCCAGGGCATGGCCCTCATCGTGATGCTCATCGCCCTCCTCCTCACCGAATACCGCATAAAGGCGGTGAAAGACTGATGGAACAGGTATTCACCCTCTCCTTCATCACCGGCCTCCTCGCCGCCATGATGCGCATGGCTACCCCCATCATCTTCGGCACCCTTGGGGAAATTCTCAGCGAGCGGGCAGGCGTCCTCAACCTGGGCATCGAGGGAATTATGCTCATGGGCGCCATGACGGGCTTCCTCACCACCCTCGCCACCGGATCCCTCTGGCTCGGCGTGGCAGCGGCCGCACTGATCGGCGCTCTCCTTGCACTTTTCATGGCCTTCCTGGCGGTCTACCTCGGGCTTTCCCAGCATGTCTCCGGCCTCGGCATCACCCTGCTCTCCACCGGGCTGGCCATGTTCATCTACCGGCTCAGCGTGGGATCCCCCGTGAACCCCCCCACGGTACAGCCTTTCACCCAGACGGCCATTCCGTACCTGTCGGAGCTGCCGGTTGTCGGTCCCGCTTTTTTCACTCAGTACACCTTGGTCTACTGGGCGTTTCTTCTCATCCCGGCCCTCTGGATCCTTCTTTACAGGACGACCTGGGGCCTGGCCATCCGCACCGTGGGTGAAAACCCCCTCGCTGCCGATACAGTGGGCATCAACGTCAACCTCGTCCGGACCCTCTGCCTGGCGGCAGGAGGGGCCCTCATGGGCATCGGAGGCGCTTTCCTTACCCTCGCCCACCAGAACATGTTCCTCATCGATGTGGTGGGAGGCAGGGGATGGATCAGCATCGCCATGGTCATCTTCGGCAATTGGGATCCCCTCCGGGGAGCGGCGGGCGCCCTCATCTTCGGCTTCCTCGACGCCCTGCAGCTCCGCCTCCAGGGGCTGGGCTTCGACATTCCCTTCCACCTGTTTCTTCTCATCCCCTACCTGATGACGGTCGTCGCCCTTGTCAGCGTGTCGCGGAGAGCCGCGGCCCCGGCAGGGCTTCTAAAGCCCTACCGACGGGAAGAAAAAGGCTAGAGACTTTCTCCCCGGGGAGAAAGAGTACTATCGACAGACAGGAGAGTGCAGCATGACACAGCGATATGTCGGAAAGAGCGTCCAGAGAGTGGATGCGGTGAAAAAAGCGACCGGCGAGGCTTGTTTCGTGGCCGACATTACCCTTCCCCGGATGCTCCGCGCCAAAGTCGTCCGGGCGGGCATCCCCCACGGGAAAATCCTTTCCATCGACACGTCGGTCGCGGAAACAATGCCCGGAGTGAAGAAGGTCGTCACGGGGCAGGGATGCTCCATGTTGTTCGGCACCTGCCTCTGGGATCAGCCGCCCCTGGCGGTGGACAAGGTTCGCCATGCCGGCGAACCGGTAGCGGTGGTGCTGGCGGAGACGGAGAACCAGGCCGAAGCGGCGGCGAAGGCGGTGAAGATCGAATACGAAAAACTGCCCTTCGTCCTCGACCCAGTGGAGGCCGCTGCACCCGGAGCTCCCCTGATCCATGAAAAGAACGGCTCCTACCGCAGGGTGGAGTACGTGGTCCATCCCGTTCCCGGAACCAACATCTTCCACCACTACAAGCTCCGCAAGGGGGAGAGCGAAAAAGGCTTCGCCGAAGCGGATGTCACCGTGGAAGACGAGTTCGAATTCCCCATCTCGAGTCATGCCGCCATCGAACCCCACGGGGCGGTGTGCAGGTTCGGCGCTGACGGGAGTATAGAGATCTGGGCCTCAAACCAGGCCCCCTTCGTCCTCCGGGACGTGCTGGCCGACATGTTCAAAATCCCTTCCTCGAAGGTTCGGGTCCACATCCCCTACCTCGGGGGCGGCTTCGGCGGCAAGTCCGACGTCTCCATCGAACCCATGGTGGCCTATGCGGCCGGCTTTGTCCCGGGATACGCCGTGAAAC
Encoded proteins:
- a CDS encoding ABC transporter permease: MEQVFTLSFITGLLAAMMRMATPIIFGTLGEILSERAGVLNLGIEGIMLMGAMTGFLTTLATGSLWLGVAAAALIGALLALFMAFLAVYLGLSQHVSGLGITLLSTGLAMFIYRLSVGSPVNPPTVQPFTQTAIPYLSELPVVGPAFFTQYTLVYWAFLLIPALWILLYRTTWGLAIRTVGENPLAADTVGINVNLVRTLCLAAGGALMGIGGAFLTLAHQNMFLIDVVGGRGWISIAMVIFGNWDPLRGAAGALIFGFLDALQLRLQGLGFDIPFHLFLLIPYLMTVVALVSVSRRAAAPAGLLKPYRREEKG